One Augochlora pura isolate Apur16 chromosome 10, APUR_v2.2.1, whole genome shotgun sequence DNA window includes the following coding sequences:
- the LOC144475621 gene encoding mesoderm induction early response protein 1 isoform X1, whose product MTDRDYDMGPGTGMMVNDFDDERTLDEEEALEGSEDSHNELSNLQKEGDMPLKDLLAMYGYGDPSTENSNSSDRMLIPSGSGDAEAEGQYSDKGDNDADDDDDDDEADAASNEPDLKQFYTEMLVKGKDSTSLVSVSTMKGNNASSVTAGDNGRRHRIHDDDNTDDEDGETEECSMADNCSNNENVRTATKLGGSGTAKCTGISGLGSCTADDSTVSGIIEGTGAGGTVDGGEDGLVSSGIGSGTSRLLRSVSRPQSEEEEDDCDYSPDEEEWKKTIMVGSDYQAAIPEGLCRYDDALPYENEDKMLWDPSHIPEEETEEFLERAQLPAVKGGSLPTGSHVKDDEQALYLLLQCGYNLEEALRRRRMNVVPPTDAVSLWSEEECHNFETGIRSYGKDFHLIQKNKVRTRSVGELVQFYYLWKKTERHDIFTYKARLEKKKYALHPGITRDYMDRFLEEQEGVRDRSSSPNVHCLLYGDAKRQRSTASVASNDESKSVEPWDSTAIDPLADLNGPTPAPPPPPPPPPPPPPTTVGTLVSSSTAIPTILSTPVSCAASTRLSECSPSDTGCVNPHAWSTLASRSHSTSSVVTTITINATTASSTVPLVTAAIATGTTIGTATATAVVTSTVAASSVVTSVTSNNFYHGRVTSRTNDSHNSPSPENILPHLPP is encoded by the exons AT GACGGATCGAGATTATGATATGGGCCCGGGTACAGGAATGATGGTAAATGATTTTGATGATGAAAGGACTTtagacgaagaagaagcttTAGAAGGTAGTGAAGATTCTCACAACGAGTTGTCCAACTTGCAAAAG GAAGGTGATATGCCACTAAAAGATCTGCTTGCAATGTATGGGTACGGGGATCCGTCGACAGAAAATTCGAACAGTTCCGATCGAATGTTGATTCCGTCTGGAAGCGGGGATGCGGAAGCCGAGGGACAGTATTCGGATAAAGGTGACAATGATgctgacgacgacgacgacgacgacgaggcgGACGCGGCTAGTAACGAGCCGGATCTTAAACAGTTTTACACCGAGATGTTGGTAAAAGGGAAGGACTCGACGTCGTTGGTTTCTGTATCAACGATGAAAGGAAACAATGCCAGTAGCGTGACTGCTGGTGATAATGGTAGACGGCACAGAATCCACGACGACGATAACACGGACGACGAGGACGGCGAAACCGAAGAATGTTCTATGGCCGATAATTGTAGTAACAACGAAAACGTAAGGACCGCTACGAAATTGGGTGGTAGTGGTACGGCTAAATGCACCGGTATAAGTGGACTTGGTAGCTGCACAGCGGACGATAGCACCGTATCCGGGATAATAGAGGGCACTGGCGCGGGTGGCACGGTAGACGGCGGAGAAGATGGTTTGGTCAGCAGTGGTATAGGAAGCGGTACTTCGAGATTGCTGCGGAGCGTTTCACGACCACAGAgcgaagaggaagaggacgaCTGCGATTACAGCCCGGACGAGGAAGAATGGAAGAAGACAATCATGGTTGGTAGTGATTACCAAGCCGCTATACCGGAAGGTTTATGCCGTTACGACGATGCTTTACCTTACGAGAATGAAGACAAAATGTTATGGGATCCCAGTCATATACCGGAAGAGGAGACCGAGGAGTTCTTGGAACGGGCACAGCTACCAGCCGTGAAAGGTGGTTCCCTACCCACAGGATCTCACGTCAAAGACGACGAGCaagcattatatttattgctgcAGTGCGGCTACAATCTCGAAGAAGCGTTGAGAAGACGGAGGATGAACGTTGTACCACCAACAGATGCGGTTAGCCTTTGGTCGGAAGAAGAATGCCACAATTTCGAAACCGGAATAAGGAGTTACGGAAAAGATTTCCACCTGATACAAAAGAACAAG GTGAGGACGCGTTCTGTTGGGGAACtagtgcaattttattatctgtGGAAGAAGACGGAACGTCACGATATATTTACGTACAAAGCGCGTTTAGAAAAGAAGAAGTACGCTCTGCATCCTGGCATCAC CAGGGACTATATGGACCGATTTCTGGAAGAACAAGAGGGTGTACGGGACCGCAGCAGTTCACCGAATGTCCACTGTTTGTTGTACGGCGATGCGAAACGACAGCGATCAACTGCCAGCGTTGCAAGTAACGATGAATCCAAATCCGTTGAACCGTGGGACAGTACCGCGATCGATCCCTTGGCGGATTTGAACGGACCAACGCCAGCACCACCGCCACCTccaccacctccacctccaccaccACCGACAACCGTAGGCACGTTGGTTTCATCCTCAACTGCGATTCCAACTATTCTGTCAACGCCCGTATCCTGTGCCGCGTCGACTCGGCTTTCGGAGTGTTCACCGTCCGACACAGGTTGCGTTAATCCACATGCCTGGTCTACGTTAGCATCACGAAGTCATTCGACTTCTTCCGTTGTAACGACGATCACTATTAACGCGACGACAGCCAGTAGCACCGTTCCGTTGGTTACGGCAGCGATCGCAACCGGAACCACAATTGGAACCGCAACCGCCACTGCGGTGGTTACTAGTACGGTCGCGGCCAGTTCTGTTGTTACTTCTGTcacttcgaataatttttaccacGGTCGAGTGACTTCGAGAACCAACGATTCCCACAACTCACCCTCGCCAGAGAACATTTTACCTCATTTGCCCCCTTAG
- the LOC144475621 gene encoding mesoderm induction early response protein 1 isoform X2, protein MTDRDYDMGPGTGMMVNDFDDERTLDEEEALEGSEDSHNELSNLQKEGDMPLKDLLAMYGYGDPSTENSNSSDRMLIPSGSGDAEAEGQYSDKGDNDADDDDDDDEADAASNEPDLKQFYTEMLVKGKDSTSLVSVSTMKGNNASSVTAGDNGRRHRIHDDDNTDDEDGETEECSMADNCSNNENVRTATKLGGSGTAKCTGISGLGSCTADDSTVSGIIEGTGAGGTVDGGEDGLVSSGIGSGTSRLLRSVSRPQSEEEEDDCDYSPDEEEWKKTIMVGSDYQAAIPEGLCRYDDALPYENEDKMLWDPSHIPEEETEEFLERAQLPAVKGGSLPTGSHVKDDEQALYLLLQCGYNLEEALRRRRMNVVPPTDAVSLWSEEECHNFETGIRSYGKDFHLIQKNKVRTRSVGELVQFYYLWKKTERHDIFTYKARLEKKKYALHPGITDYMDRFLEEQEGVRDRSSSPNVHCLLYGDAKRQRSTASVASNDESKSVEPWDSTAIDPLADLNGPTPAPPPPPPPPPPPPPTTVGTLVSSSTAIPTILSTPVSCAASTRLSECSPSDTGCVNPHAWSTLASRSHSTSSVVTTITINATTASSTVPLVTAAIATGTTIGTATATAVVTSTVAASSVVTSVTSNNFYHGRVTSRTNDSHNSPSPENILPHLPP, encoded by the exons AT GACGGATCGAGATTATGATATGGGCCCGGGTACAGGAATGATGGTAAATGATTTTGATGATGAAAGGACTTtagacgaagaagaagcttTAGAAGGTAGTGAAGATTCTCACAACGAGTTGTCCAACTTGCAAAAG GAAGGTGATATGCCACTAAAAGATCTGCTTGCAATGTATGGGTACGGGGATCCGTCGACAGAAAATTCGAACAGTTCCGATCGAATGTTGATTCCGTCTGGAAGCGGGGATGCGGAAGCCGAGGGACAGTATTCGGATAAAGGTGACAATGATgctgacgacgacgacgacgacgacgaggcgGACGCGGCTAGTAACGAGCCGGATCTTAAACAGTTTTACACCGAGATGTTGGTAAAAGGGAAGGACTCGACGTCGTTGGTTTCTGTATCAACGATGAAAGGAAACAATGCCAGTAGCGTGACTGCTGGTGATAATGGTAGACGGCACAGAATCCACGACGACGATAACACGGACGACGAGGACGGCGAAACCGAAGAATGTTCTATGGCCGATAATTGTAGTAACAACGAAAACGTAAGGACCGCTACGAAATTGGGTGGTAGTGGTACGGCTAAATGCACCGGTATAAGTGGACTTGGTAGCTGCACAGCGGACGATAGCACCGTATCCGGGATAATAGAGGGCACTGGCGCGGGTGGCACGGTAGACGGCGGAGAAGATGGTTTGGTCAGCAGTGGTATAGGAAGCGGTACTTCGAGATTGCTGCGGAGCGTTTCACGACCACAGAgcgaagaggaagaggacgaCTGCGATTACAGCCCGGACGAGGAAGAATGGAAGAAGACAATCATGGTTGGTAGTGATTACCAAGCCGCTATACCGGAAGGTTTATGCCGTTACGACGATGCTTTACCTTACGAGAATGAAGACAAAATGTTATGGGATCCCAGTCATATACCGGAAGAGGAGACCGAGGAGTTCTTGGAACGGGCACAGCTACCAGCCGTGAAAGGTGGTTCCCTACCCACAGGATCTCACGTCAAAGACGACGAGCaagcattatatttattgctgcAGTGCGGCTACAATCTCGAAGAAGCGTTGAGAAGACGGAGGATGAACGTTGTACCACCAACAGATGCGGTTAGCCTTTGGTCGGAAGAAGAATGCCACAATTTCGAAACCGGAATAAGGAGTTACGGAAAAGATTTCCACCTGATACAAAAGAACAAG GTGAGGACGCGTTCTGTTGGGGAACtagtgcaattttattatctgtGGAAGAAGACGGAACGTCACGATATATTTACGTACAAAGCGCGTTTAGAAAAGAAGAAGTACGCTCTGCATCCTGGCATCAC GGACTATATGGACCGATTTCTGGAAGAACAAGAGGGTGTACGGGACCGCAGCAGTTCACCGAATGTCCACTGTTTGTTGTACGGCGATGCGAAACGACAGCGATCAACTGCCAGCGTTGCAAGTAACGATGAATCCAAATCCGTTGAACCGTGGGACAGTACCGCGATCGATCCCTTGGCGGATTTGAACGGACCAACGCCAGCACCACCGCCACCTccaccacctccacctccaccaccACCGACAACCGTAGGCACGTTGGTTTCATCCTCAACTGCGATTCCAACTATTCTGTCAACGCCCGTATCCTGTGCCGCGTCGACTCGGCTTTCGGAGTGTTCACCGTCCGACACAGGTTGCGTTAATCCACATGCCTGGTCTACGTTAGCATCACGAAGTCATTCGACTTCTTCCGTTGTAACGACGATCACTATTAACGCGACGACAGCCAGTAGCACCGTTCCGTTGGTTACGGCAGCGATCGCAACCGGAACCACAATTGGAACCGCAACCGCCACTGCGGTGGTTACTAGTACGGTCGCGGCCAGTTCTGTTGTTACTTCTGTcacttcgaataatttttaccacGGTCGAGTGACTTCGAGAACCAACGATTCCCACAACTCACCCTCGCCAGAGAACATTTTACCTCATTTGCCCCCTTAG
- the LOC144475621 gene encoding uncharacterized protein LOC144475621 isoform X3: MPLKDLLAMYGYGDPSTENSNSSDRMLIPSGSGDAEAEGQYSDKGDNDADDDDDDDEADAASNEPDLKQFYTEMLVKGKDSTSLVSVSTMKGNNASSVTAGDNGRRHRIHDDDNTDDEDGETEECSMADNCSNNENVRTATKLGGSGTAKCTGISGLGSCTADDSTVSGIIEGTGAGGTVDGGEDGLVSSGIGSGTSRLLRSVSRPQSEEEEDDCDYSPDEEEWKKTIMVGSDYQAAIPEGLCRYDDALPYENEDKMLWDPSHIPEEETEEFLERAQLPAVKGGSLPTGSHVKDDEQALYLLLQCGYNLEEALRRRRMNVVPPTDAVSLWSEEECHNFETGIRSYGKDFHLIQKNKVRTRSVGELVQFYYLWKKTERHDIFTYKARLEKKKYALHPGITRDYMDRFLEEQEGVRDRSSSPNVHCLLYGDAKRQRSTASVASNDESKSVEPWDSTAIDPLADLNGPTPAPPPPPPPPPPPPPTTVGTLVSSSTAIPTILSTPVSCAASTRLSECSPSDTGCVNPHAWSTLASRSHSTSSVVTTITINATTASSTVPLVTAAIATGTTIGTATATAVVTSTVAASSVVTSVTSNNFYHGRVTSRTNDSHNSPSPENILPHLPP; the protein is encoded by the exons ATGCCACTAAAAGATCTGCTTGCAATGTATGGGTACGGGGATCCGTCGACAGAAAATTCGAACAGTTCCGATCGAATGTTGATTCCGTCTGGAAGCGGGGATGCGGAAGCCGAGGGACAGTATTCGGATAAAGGTGACAATGATgctgacgacgacgacgacgacgacgaggcgGACGCGGCTAGTAACGAGCCGGATCTTAAACAGTTTTACACCGAGATGTTGGTAAAAGGGAAGGACTCGACGTCGTTGGTTTCTGTATCAACGATGAAAGGAAACAATGCCAGTAGCGTGACTGCTGGTGATAATGGTAGACGGCACAGAATCCACGACGACGATAACACGGACGACGAGGACGGCGAAACCGAAGAATGTTCTATGGCCGATAATTGTAGTAACAACGAAAACGTAAGGACCGCTACGAAATTGGGTGGTAGTGGTACGGCTAAATGCACCGGTATAAGTGGACTTGGTAGCTGCACAGCGGACGATAGCACCGTATCCGGGATAATAGAGGGCACTGGCGCGGGTGGCACGGTAGACGGCGGAGAAGATGGTTTGGTCAGCAGTGGTATAGGAAGCGGTACTTCGAGATTGCTGCGGAGCGTTTCACGACCACAGAgcgaagaggaagaggacgaCTGCGATTACAGCCCGGACGAGGAAGAATGGAAGAAGACAATCATGGTTGGTAGTGATTACCAAGCCGCTATACCGGAAGGTTTATGCCGTTACGACGATGCTTTACCTTACGAGAATGAAGACAAAATGTTATGGGATCCCAGTCATATACCGGAAGAGGAGACCGAGGAGTTCTTGGAACGGGCACAGCTACCAGCCGTGAAAGGTGGTTCCCTACCCACAGGATCTCACGTCAAAGACGACGAGCaagcattatatttattgctgcAGTGCGGCTACAATCTCGAAGAAGCGTTGAGAAGACGGAGGATGAACGTTGTACCACCAACAGATGCGGTTAGCCTTTGGTCGGAAGAAGAATGCCACAATTTCGAAACCGGAATAAGGAGTTACGGAAAAGATTTCCACCTGATACAAAAGAACAAG GTGAGGACGCGTTCTGTTGGGGAACtagtgcaattttattatctgtGGAAGAAGACGGAACGTCACGATATATTTACGTACAAAGCGCGTTTAGAAAAGAAGAAGTACGCTCTGCATCCTGGCATCAC CAGGGACTATATGGACCGATTTCTGGAAGAACAAGAGGGTGTACGGGACCGCAGCAGTTCACCGAATGTCCACTGTTTGTTGTACGGCGATGCGAAACGACAGCGATCAACTGCCAGCGTTGCAAGTAACGATGAATCCAAATCCGTTGAACCGTGGGACAGTACCGCGATCGATCCCTTGGCGGATTTGAACGGACCAACGCCAGCACCACCGCCACCTccaccacctccacctccaccaccACCGACAACCGTAGGCACGTTGGTTTCATCCTCAACTGCGATTCCAACTATTCTGTCAACGCCCGTATCCTGTGCCGCGTCGACTCGGCTTTCGGAGTGTTCACCGTCCGACACAGGTTGCGTTAATCCACATGCCTGGTCTACGTTAGCATCACGAAGTCATTCGACTTCTTCCGTTGTAACGACGATCACTATTAACGCGACGACAGCCAGTAGCACCGTTCCGTTGGTTACGGCAGCGATCGCAACCGGAACCACAATTGGAACCGCAACCGCCACTGCGGTGGTTACTAGTACGGTCGCGGCCAGTTCTGTTGTTACTTCTGTcacttcgaataatttttaccacGGTCGAGTGACTTCGAGAACCAACGATTCCCACAACTCACCCTCGCCAGAGAACATTTTACCTCATTTGCCCCCTTAG
- the LOC144475901 gene encoding pseudouridylate synthase RPUSD4, mitochondrial, producing MHKDRERERGKGKSNSSVKMENSVLKLGSVICSYITKNAFGKKPFRRYYVQQIFHKKPITVIHPYKQIHPWRSLTEFSNDLVHNVIYNYAGLVALNIPYGIPNMRTEIQRSKHFIPNNVNYTLHDALPHIAEKLNYSKLIVIRKPERYMTGVTLLAANPQVERNVECSLLRGSVFKNTYWAVTINLPNQLTGRERLALKMVWNPQNNKKKPVIVTTWSNNSFKRGDMKILNFDYKVLTSSTSNSCSLLKIKASSNRDHAIRLFASTFLYAPILGDNVCGSRIQRIGNTYVRIDPFLKSTDLPPALGRTIYTLLDIESTQQHIIPNHIHLKSINLPSYNKGEDLKIDAPLMPHFDWTCRQLGLNYSIVNE from the exons atgcataaagacagagagagagagagagggaagggaAAATCAAACAGTTctgtaaaaatggaaaattctGTGCTTAAGTTAGGCAGTGTTATATGCTCATACATAACTAAGAATGCTTTTGGTAAAAAACCCTTTCGAAGATATTATGTACAACAAATTTTCCACAAGAAGCCAATAACAGTGATACACCcttataaacaaatacatCCCTGGAGATCATTAACTGAATTTTCAAACGATCTAGTtcataatgttatttataattatg ctgGGTTAGTGGCTCTGAATATACCTTATGGCATACCTAATATGAGAACAGAAATACAAAGATCTAAACATTTCATACCAAATAATGTAAACTATACATTACACGATGCTTTACCACATATTgctgagaaattaaattattctaagcTAATTGTAATCAGAAAACCTGAAAG ATATATGACTGGTGTTACACTACTGGCTGCAAATCCACAAGTTGAGAGAAACGTAGAATGTTCTTTACTTCGTGGTAGCGTctttaaaaatacttattgGGCAGTTACAATCAACTTACCAAATCAATTAACGGGAAGAGAAAGATTGGCACTGAAAATGGTTTGGAATCCAcagaataataagaagaag CCGGTAATAGTTACGACATGGTCGAACAACTCATTTAAAAGAGGAGATATGAAAATCCTCAACTTTGACTACAAAGTTTTGACCTCTTCTACATCTAACTCGTGTTCCTTGCTCAAAATAAAAGCATCCTCTAATAGAGACCACGCGATTAGGCTTTTCGCATCAACATTTTTGTATGCTCCAATTTTGGGAGATAATGTATGTGGATCACGCATCCAGCGGATTGGGAACACTTATGTTCGAATCGACCCTTTTCTAAAATCCACAGATTTGCCACCAGCATTGGGCAGAACCATCTATACGTTGTTGGATATAGAATCAACGCAACAGCATATCATTCCCAatcatattcatttaaaatctataaatctaCCATCCTACAATAAGGGAGAAGATTTAAAGATTGATGCTCCATTAATGCCACATTTCGATTGGACGTGCCGTCAGCTTGggttaaattattcgatagtGAATGAATAG